In Papaver somniferum cultivar HN1 chromosome 1, ASM357369v1, whole genome shotgun sequence, a genomic segment contains:
- the LOC113285802 gene encoding heat shock 70 kDa protein, mitochondrial-like, producing the protein MAPNEDAWVYLNGKAYPPSELCSYLLQNLKETANDYLEKDVTKAVITVPAYFNDAQRRAIVNAGRLAGFDVLKIISEPYAAALSYGVNRKEDGHVAVVHFGGGTLMVYILEMSHGVIEINAASGDALGGENFDNILLGYLVTEFEKTESINLSTNKLALGRLREAAEKAKIELSTTMEAEIHLPSITADASGDKHLHITLSRSKLESLFSDFIENIKKNCQICLKQADVAAKDIAEVLLVGSMTKVPKVQEVVTKIFGKSPSQGVNPGEAVALGAAIEGGIISKDLKVDVDWGLRGAVTDITTQGFVCTCWAIGVKAAVEGIFFYQKWDSKKFLFSANCGLRRTRWC; encoded by the exons ATGGCCCCAAATGAGGATGCGTGGGTGTATCTGAACGGTAAGGCATATCCACCCAGTGAGCTTTGCTCCTATCTGCTCCAGAACTTAAAGGAAACTGCAAACGACTATCTTGAAAAGGATGTTACAAAAGCCGTAATCACGGTACCGGCCTATTTTAATGATGCGCAAAGACGGGCAATAGTGAATGCAGGACGCCTCGCTGGTtttgatgttctaaagataatcaGCGAGCCATATGCAGCTGCTCTTTCGTATGGTGTAAACAGAAAAGAGGATGGTCATGTAGCAGTTGTTCATTTTGGTGGCGGAACCCTGATGGTTTACATTCTTGAGATGTCTCACGGTGTTATCGAG ATAAATGCTGCCAGTGGTGATGCATTGGGTGGTGAAAATTTTGATAATATCCTGTTGGGTTACTTGGTCACTGAATTTGAGAAAACCGAGTCTATCAATCTGTCTACCAATAAACTGGCTCTTGGGAGGCTGAGAGAAGCGGCCGAGAAAGCAAAAATTGAACTGTCAACAACAATGGAAGCTGAGATCCACCTGCCTTCGATTACAGCTGATGCGTCAGGAGATAAGCACTTGCACATCACATTGAGTAGGTCAAAGTTGGAATCACTTTTTAGTGATTTTATTGAAAATATCAAGAAAAACTGCCAAATATGTTTGAAGCAAGCTGATGTGGCTGCGAAGGACATTGCTGAAGTTCTTCTTGTGGGAAGCATGACAAAAGTACCCAAGGTGCAAGAGGTAGTAACCAAAATTTTTGGAAAGAGCCCAAGTCAAGGGGTTAATCCCGGTGAAGCTGTTGCTTTGGGTGCTGCAATTGAGGGTGGTATCATAAGTAAAGATTTGAAAGTGGATGTGGATTGGGGATTGAGAGGAGCGGTGACTGATATAACAACACAAGGTTTTGTATGCACTTGCTGGGCGATTGGGGTAAAAGCTGCAGTGGAGggcatttttttttatcaaaaatggGATTCTAAAAAATTTCTCTTCTCAGCAAATTGTGGACTGCGCAGGACCAGATGGTGTTGA
- the LOC113304252 gene encoding calmodulin-1-like yields MITEAGTGQNETIGFPRFRNMIARKLEYTVIAELEDLFKRVDTDHDGFISASEFLMLMNGVDETVIQALFQEADTDEDGQLNCEEFVRRSTWSSVCMSLDCIMSGMRRRGFDFSRIQNAPFASQLKNSVCVCILKQVL; encoded by the exons ATGATAACTGAAGCTGGTACTGGGCAAAATGAAACCATTGGTTTCCCTAGATTCAGGAATATGATTGCGAGAAAACTTGAGTACACTGTAATTGCGGAGCTGGAGGATTTATTCAAGAGAGTTGACACGGATCATGATGGTTTTATCTCAGCCTCAGAGTTTTTGATGCTCATGAATGGTGTGGATGAAACCGTGATCCAGGCGTTGTTCCAAGAAGCTGACACGGATGAAGATGGTCAGCTCAACTGCGAGGAGTTTGTCAG GAGAAGTACATGGTCTTCAGTATGTATGAGTTTAGACTGCATCATGTCTGGAATG AGGAGGAGGGGTTTTGACTTTTCCAGGATACAGAATGCACCTTTTGCTTCACAACTTAAGAACAGCGTTTGTGTGTGCATTTTGAAACAAGTCCTGTAA